In Mastigocladopsis repens PCC 10914, a single window of DNA contains:
- a CDS encoding lysophospholipid acyltransferase family protein gives MYSTQQPAATVMIEFNSSSDTSCDNPATTPANAKVAHITTSRISPWLSHVAYFLGGHFLLPLFFGDIRVTGQENLPNTGPIILAPTHRARWDPLLLAYATGRCATGRDLRFMVTITECQGLQGWFVRRLGGFSVDPQQPSITTLRHSVELLEHGETLVIYPEGGIFRDGKVHPLKPGIARLALSTEFSHPGLGIKIIPVSINYSQQLPAWGTDVSIHIGHPIEVADYTRGALKHNAKRLTTDLTMALQKLSHHESKVSCRAFAEMPNS, from the coding sequence ATGTATTCAACCCAACAGCCAGCAGCCACCGTCATGATTGAGTTTAACTCTTCCTCCGATACTTCTTGTGATAATCCTGCTACGACGCCAGCAAATGCTAAGGTGGCTCACATTACTACCTCTCGGATTTCTCCTTGGTTAAGCCATGTGGCATATTTCTTGGGCGGTCACTTTCTTCTACCGTTATTCTTTGGGGACATTAGAGTCACTGGACAAGAAAACCTTCCCAATACTGGTCCTATTATCCTTGCGCCCACCCATCGGGCGCGTTGGGATCCTTTGCTCTTAGCATACGCAACTGGTCGGTGTGCGACGGGACGAGATTTGCGATTTATGGTAACCATCACTGAGTGCCAAGGGTTGCAAGGCTGGTTTGTCCGACGCTTAGGAGGCTTTTCTGTAGATCCTCAACAACCTTCAATCACGACTCTTCGTCATAGTGTTGAACTCCTTGAACATGGGGAAACTTTAGTTATTTACCCAGAGGGTGGCATTTTTCGCGATGGAAAAGTTCACCCATTAAAGCCTGGAATAGCTCGTCTGGCTTTGAGTACGGAATTCAGTCATCCTGGATTAGGTATAAAAATCATACCTGTCAGCATTAATTACAGCCAACAATTACCTGCATGGGGTACTGATGTGAGTATTCATATTGGACACCCAATAGAAGTCGCAGATTACACTAGAGGAGCTTTGAAACACAATGCTAAGCGTCTTACGACTGACTTAACAATGGCTCTCCAAAAATTAAGCCATCACGAATCAAAAGTCAGTTGTCGAGCATTTGCAGAAATGCCCAATTCTTGA
- the tadA gene encoding tRNA adenosine(34) deaminase TadA translates to MPIEYPEYLIHRQWMSYALDLAQVAGDADEVPVGAVIIDSSGSLIAEGENRKERDNDPIAHAEIIAIRAAAQRLQTWRLNQCTLYVTLEPCPMCAGAIVQARIGLLVYGVDDPKTGAIRTVANIPDSAASNHRLRVIGGILESACRQQLQAWFTHRRHISN, encoded by the coding sequence ATGCCCATTGAGTACCCGGAATATCTTATACATCGGCAATGGATGAGTTACGCCTTAGACTTGGCACAAGTTGCGGGCGATGCGGATGAAGTCCCCGTGGGCGCTGTTATTATTGATTCATCTGGAAGTTTGATTGCAGAAGGAGAAAACAGAAAAGAACGCGACAATGACCCTATAGCTCACGCGGAAATTATTGCTATCAGAGCAGCCGCTCAAAGGTTACAAACTTGGCGTCTTAACCAATGCACCCTTTACGTTACTTTGGAACCGTGCCCAATGTGTGCGGGCGCTATTGTACAGGCGCGTATAGGACTTTTAGTCTATGGGGTGGACGATCCCAAAACTGGTGCAATTCGTACTGTCGCCAATATCCCTGATAGTGCTGCTTCCAATCACCGCCTGCGAGTCATTGGCGGTATTTTAGAGTCTGCCTGTCGTCAGCAATTGCAAGCTTGGTTTACTCATCGGCGACATATCTCTAACTAA
- the grxC gene encoding glutaredoxin 3: MLNFLNSLFNRHPQRIKAAVEIYTWQTCPYCIRAKMLLWWKGVKFNEYKIDGNEAARAKMAERANGRRTVPQIFINNQHIGGCDDLYQLDSQGQLDPLLAQPVV, encoded by the coding sequence ATGTTGAATTTTTTGAACTCCCTATTCAATCGCCATCCACAGCGCATAAAAGCCGCCGTTGAAATCTACACCTGGCAAACATGCCCTTATTGCATTCGTGCCAAAATGCTGTTGTGGTGGAAAGGCGTGAAATTCAATGAATACAAAATTGATGGTAACGAAGCAGCCAGAGCGAAGATGGCAGAACGTGCCAACGGACGGCGCACAGTTCCGCAGATTTTTATTAACAACCAACACATCGGCGGTTGTGATGACCTTTATCAGCTAGATTCGCAAGGTCAGTTAGATCCCCTCCTCGCTCAACCTGTTGTTTAG
- the glpX gene encoding class II fructose-bisphosphatase — protein sequence MENTLGLEIIEVVEQAAIASSRWMGKGEKNTADQVAVEAMRERMNKIYMRGRIVIGEGERDEAPMLYIGEEVGICTQPDAKNYCNPDELIEIDIAVDPCEGTNLVAYGQNGSMAVLAISQKGGLFAAPDFYMRKLAAPPPARGHVDINKTPTQNLKILSECLGRAVEELVVVVMDRPRHKELIQEIRQAGARVRLISDGDVSAAISCAFAGTNIHALMGIGAAPEGVISAAALRALGGHFQGQLIYDPEVVKTGLIGESKEGNIARLNEMGITEPDRVYNAEELASGETVLFAACGITPGTLMEGVRFFNGGARTQSLVISSQSRTARFVDTIHLFDEPKILQLR from the coding sequence GTGGAAAATACACTTGGGTTAGAAATTATTGAGGTTGTTGAGCAAGCCGCCATTGCCTCTTCCCGCTGGATGGGAAAAGGTGAAAAAAATACGGCTGACCAAGTGGCTGTAGAAGCCATGCGGGAACGGATGAACAAAATTTATATGCGTGGTCGCATCGTTATCGGCGAAGGCGAACGAGACGAAGCTCCCATGCTCTACATTGGGGAAGAAGTCGGTATCTGTACCCAACCAGATGCCAAAAACTACTGCAACCCCGATGAATTAATTGAAATTGACATCGCTGTTGACCCATGCGAAGGTACTAACCTGGTGGCATACGGTCAAAATGGATCAATGGCAGTGTTGGCAATTTCTCAAAAAGGCGGTTTATTTGCTGCGCCTGACTTTTACATGAGAAAGCTCGCGGCTCCACCCCCAGCACGCGGTCATGTTGATATTAACAAAACTCCCACTCAAAACCTCAAGATTCTCTCTGAGTGCTTAGGGCGCGCCGTGGAAGAATTGGTGGTCGTGGTTATGGATCGTCCCCGCCACAAAGAGTTGATTCAGGAAATCCGGCAAGCAGGCGCTAGAGTGCGACTAATTAGCGATGGTGACGTTTCTGCTGCTATTTCCTGTGCCTTTGCTGGTACCAACATCCACGCACTCATGGGAATTGGTGCTGCACCCGAAGGTGTTATTTCTGCTGCTGCTCTCCGTGCTTTGGGTGGACACTTCCAGGGGCAGTTGATCTACGATCCAGAAGTAGTGAAAACAGGTCTGATTGGGGAAAGCAAAGAAGGCAACATCGCACGGCTCAACGAAATGGGCATTACAGAACCAGACCGAGTTTACAATGCCGAGGAACTGGCTTCTGGCGAGACAGTGCTGTTCGCAGCTTGTGGCATCACCCCCGGAACTTTGATGGAAGGTGTCCGCTTCTTTAACGGCGGCGCAAGAACTCAAAGTTTAGTGATTTCCAGTCAATCGCGAACTGCTCGATTTGTCGATACAATTCATTTGTTTGATGAGCCGAAGATTCTGCAATTGCGGTAG